In Mobula hypostoma chromosome 10, sMobHyp1.1, whole genome shotgun sequence, a single genomic region encodes these proteins:
- the LOC134352763 gene encoding zinc finger protein 664-like has product MEQYSTEAGHSAQQIYAECGAHPAIPRSNPEEKNKARVLANRPREREMDAGEVERMGDWGSSWDTSSDAKLSGVLRPQVVLQRLRLPPGKHRITAMKGISNQTTHQGSECGRGFSQGTRQSRHRNSHTREKPWKCGDCGKGFKYPYLLEIHYRSHTGERPFTCPVCGKGFPYSSNILDHQRTHTSESPFTCPVCEKGFTRAASLRSHQVVHTGERPYICPTCGRGFLHAPNLWTHKRIHTRERPYLCSVCGKGFSDSSALRTHRHVHTGERPFICSVCGKGFSQTSTLNRHRRVHTGERPFICSVCGKGFNQASILKIHRRVHTGERPFVCPVCGKGFSQASVLKKHMCVHTGERSFVCPVCGKAFSRASVLKKHMCVHSREKSFVCSVCGKGFTTTNKLRTHQRVHCKEDSCIPTEEKGSVGQAS; this is encoded by the exons atggagcaatacagcacagaagcaggccattcggcccaacaaaTCTATGCTGAATGTGGTGCTCACCCAGCTATTCCCAG GTCTAACCCCGAGGAAAAGAATAAAGCCAGAGTCCTGGCCAACAGACCtcgtgagagggaaatggatgctggagaagtggagagaatgggcGACTGGGGGAGCTCGTGGGACACCTCATCTGATGCAAAGTTGTCAGGGGTGCTGAGGCCGCAGGTCGTACTGCAGAGATTACGACTTCCACCCGGGAAACACAG GATCACAGCAATGAAGGGAATTTCAAACCAAACAACGCATCAAGGTTCTGAGTGTGGACGAGGTTTCAGCCAAGGAACCAGACAGTCGAGACACCGGAACAGTCACACAAGGGAGAAACCGTGGAAATGTGgcgactgtgggaagggattcaaatACCCATACCTTCTGGAAATTCATTACCGcagtcacactggggagaggccatttacCTGCCCtgtgtgtgggaaaggattcCCCTATTCCTCCAACATATTGGACCATCAACGCACTCACACTAGTGAGAGTCCATTTACCTGTCCTGTGTGTGAGAAAGGATTCACTCGGGCAGCCAGCTTGAGGAGCCATCAAgttgttcacactggggagaggccgtacaTCTGCCCAACGTGTGGAAGAGGATTCTTACATGCACCCAACCTGTGGACCCACAAGCGAATCCACACTAGAGAGAGACCATACttgtgttctgtgtgtgggaaAGGATTTTCTGATTCATCTGCCTTGAGGACCCACAGGcatgttcacactggggagaggccatttatTTGCTCTGTATGTGGGAAGGGGTTCAGTCAGACATCAACCCTTAACAGGCACAGGcgtgttcacactggagagaggccatttatTTGCTCCGTATGCGGGAAGGGGTTCAATCAGGCCTCAATCCTTAAGATTCACAGgcgtgttcacactggggagaggcctttTGTCTGTcccgtgtgtgggaagggattcagtcaaGCATCGGTTCTGAAGAAACACATGtgtgttcacactggagagaggtcATTTGTCTGTCCCGTGTGTGGGAAGGCGTTCAGTCGAGCATCAGTTCTGAAGAAACACATGTGTGTTCACTCTAGGGAAAAGTCATTTGTCTgctctgtgtgtgggaagggattcactacaACTAACAAACTAaggacacaccagcgagttcactgCAAGGAGGACTCTTGCATACCTACAGAGGAAAAgggttcagtgggtcaggcatcaTAA
- the LOC134352761 gene encoding zinc finger protein 420-like gives MKRPQDPAGERPFTCCHCGKGFKNSSGLQRHQLVHTRERPFICSECGKGFTQSSDLLTHQRIHTGERPFICSQCGKGFTRSSHLLTHQRSHTGERPFICSECGRGFTRSSGLLTHQHIHTREKPYTCSDCGKGFTQLSMLLTHQRIHTGETSFTCCHCGKGFVDLFRLQRHQLFHSSERPFICSECGKGFTQSSDLLTHQRIHTGEQPFICHQCGKGFTQSAHLLIHQRIHTRERPFICPECGGRLTWSSELLTHQNIHTGKRPFACSQCGKGFTRSSVLLMHQRIQTGEKPFTCSECEKGFTRSSDLLRHQRIHTAERPFTCSECRKGFTQSSELLAHQRIHTGERPFTCSECGKGFTRSSALLRHQRIHTAERPFPCSECRKGFTELSELLAHRRIHTGERPFTCSECGKGFTRSSALLRHQRIHTREALHLP, from the coding sequence ATGAAACGCCCGCAAGATCCCGCCGGTGAGAGGCCCTTCACCTGCTGTCACTGTGGAAAGGGTTTCAAAAATTCCTCTggactacagagacaccagctgGTCCACACTAGGGAGAGGCCATTCATATGCTCTGAGTGTggcaagggattcactcagtcgtcTGACCTCCTGACACACCAACGAATTCACACCGGAGAGCGGCCGTTCATATGCAGTCAGTGTGGCAAGGGGTTCACTCGATCGTCCCACCTGCTGACACACCAACGAAGTCACACCGGGGAGCggccattcatctgctctgagtgtgggaggggattcactcggtcatctggaCTTCTGACGCACCAACACATTCACACCAGAGAGAAGCCCTACACCTGCTccgactgcgggaagggattcactcagctGTCCATGCTTCTGACGCATCAACGCATTCACACCGGGGAGACATCGTTCACCTGCTGTCACTGTGGGAAGGGTTTCGTAGATTTATTCAGGCTACAGAGACACCAGCTattccatagcagtgagaggccattcatctgctctgagtgcgggaagggattcactcagtcgtcTGACCTTCTGACACACCAACGAATTCACACCGGGGAGCAGCCGTTCATCTGCCATCAGTGTGGCAAGGGGTTCACTCAGTCTGCCCACCTGCTGATACACCAGCGGATTCACACcagggagaggccattcatctgcccCGAGTGTGGGGGGAGATTAACTTGGTCTTCTGAGCTCCTCACGCACCAAAATATTCACACTGGGAAGAGGCCCTTTGCTTGCTCCCAATGCGGGAAGGGTTTCACTCGGTCATCCGTATTGCTGATGCACCAACGAATTCAAaccggggagaagccattcacctgctccgagTGCGAGAAGGGGTTTACACGATCGTCTGACCTTCTGAGGCACCAGCGGATTCACACCGCGGAGAGACCCTTCACCTGCTCAGAGTGCAGGAAGGGGTTCACTCAGTCGTCTGAACTTCTGGCACACCAAcgaattcacaccggggagaggccgttcacctgctccgagtgtgggaaggggttcactcGGTCGTCTGCCCTTCTGAGGCACCAGCGGATTCACACCGCAGAGAGGCCCTTCCCCTGCTCAGAGTGCAGGAAGGGATTCACTGAGTTGTCTGAGCTATTGGCGCACCGACGAATTCACACCggtgagaggccgttcacctgctctgagtgtgggaagggattcactcggtcatctgccCTTCTGAggcaccagcgaattcacaccaGAGAGGCCCTTCACCTGCCCTGA